The following are encoded in a window of Primulina eburnea isolate SZY01 chromosome 4, ASM2296580v1, whole genome shotgun sequence genomic DNA:
- the LOC140829113 gene encoding two-pore potassium channel 3-like, with protein sequence MEKEPLLPYISPRMSQPSPPPPLCPVPENAEITVPPMPLTPSSKELKDMLIFGSPSSSSSLLKETSSSSILEALTLSLTSPKPSITNIDDERSNLDPENQKSWLRDPNYSASKSNLHRSKTAPAMATINEIDHSSCTKKPQFGKSSIVRQGFLLLIVYLALGVVIYFVNKDKFRGVETHPVVDALYFCIVTMCTIGYGDITPDSTLTKLFSIAFVLVGFGFIDILLSGMVSYVLDLQENYLLRTIKGRGSHDPGSYIIDVKKGRMRIRMKVTLALGVVVLCIGIGVAVLHFVEKMNLLDSFYLSVMSVTTVGYGDRAFNSVTGRIFASVWLLVSTLAVARAFLYLAEARVDKRHRRMAKWVLGQDMTVAQFLAADIDNNGFVSKSEYVIYKLKEMCKVSEKDILQICRQFDRLDPGNCGKITLGDLIESHH encoded by the exons ATGGAAAAAGAACCCCTCCTCCCTTATATCAGCCCCAGAATGTCACAACCATCACCGCCACCACCGCTTTGCCCTGTACCAGAAAACGCTGAAATTACGGTTCCGCCGATGCCCCTCACCCCTTCCTCTAAAGAACTCAAAGACATGCTCATCTTTGGTTCCCCTTCATCTTCATCATCCCTTCTGAAGGAGACTTCCTCTTCAAGCATTCTCGAGGCCTTGACTTTAAGCCTCACCTCCCCCAAACCTTCTATCACCAATATTGACGATGAAAGATCCAATCTTGATCCAGAAAACCAAAAATCTTGGTTGCGTGATCCCAACTATTCAGCTTCCAAAAGCAATCTCCACAGGTCCAAGACTGCGCCTGCCATGGCTACCATCAATGAGATTGACCATTCTTCTTGCACAAAGAAGCCACAGTTTGGTAAATCTTCAATTGTGAGACAGGGTTTTCTGCTTTTGATCGTGTATTTGGCTCTTGGTGTGGTTATTTACTTTGTCAACAAGGATAAATTCAGGGGGGTTGAGACACATCCTGTGGTTGATGCTTTGTACTTTTGCATTGTGACAATGTGTACGATTGGGTATGGCGACATAACCCCTGATAGTACTTTAACTAAGCTGTTTTCTATTGCATTTGTACTTGTGGGGTTTGGGTTTATTGATATTTTGTTATCTGGGATGGTTAGTTATGTGCTTGATTTACAAGAGAACTATCTTTTAAGGACTATCAAGGGTAGGGGATCTCATGATCCTGGATCTTATATTATTGATGTGAAAAAGGGGAGGATGAGGATTCGGATGAAAGTGACACTGGCCTTGGGGGTTGTGGTTCTTTGTATTGGAATTGGGGTTGCTGTTTTGCATTTTGTTGAGAAGATGAATTTATTGGATTCATTCTATTTGTCGGTTATGTCTGTCACAACCGTTGGATATGGTGACAGGGCATTTAATTCTGTAACGGGTCGGATTTTTGCATCGGTTTGGTTGCTTGTGTCTACACTTGCGGTTGCTAGAGCCTTTCTTTACTTGGCTGAGGCCAGAGTCGATAAGCGGCATAGAAGGATGGCAAAGTGGGTGCTTGGACAAGATATGACTGTAGCTCAATTTCTTGCTGCTGATATTGATAACAATGGTTTTGTGAG TAAATCCGAGTACGTAATATACAAGCTTAAAGAAATGTGCAAGGTTTCGGAAAAAGACATCTTGCAGATATGCAGACAGTTTGATCGTTTGGATCCTGGAAACTGTGGTAAGATCACCCTAGGCGATCTTATTGAAAGTCACCACTGA